The following proteins are encoded in a genomic region of Streptomyces collinus Tu 365:
- the disA gene encoding DNA integrity scanning diadenylate cyclase DisA — MAANDRAAAPGKSGGSAGSDRLMRASLSAVAPGTPLRDGLERILRGNTGGLIVLGSDKTVEAMCTGGFVLDVEFAATRLRELCKLDGGIVLSSDLSKILRAGVQLVPDPTIPTEETGTRHRTADRVSKQVGFPVVSVSQSMRLIALYVDGQRRVLEDSAAILSRANQALATLERYKLRLDEVAGTLSALEIEDLVTVRDVSAVAQRLEMVRRIATEIAEYVVELGTDGRLLALQLEELIAGVEPDRELVVRDYVPEPTAKRSRTVEEALFELDALSHAELLEMGTVARALGYTGSPETLDSAVSPRGFRLLAKVPRLPGAIIDRLVEHFGGLQKLLAASVDDLQAVDGVGEARARSVREGLSRLAESSILERYV; from the coding sequence GTGGCAGCCAACGACCGGGCAGCAGCTCCCGGAAAATCCGGTGGGAGTGCCGGCTCCGATCGCCTGATGCGCGCCTCTCTGAGCGCCGTGGCGCCCGGCACGCCCCTGCGTGACGGCCTGGAGCGGATCCTGCGCGGCAACACCGGCGGGCTGATCGTCCTCGGTTCCGACAAGACCGTCGAGGCCATGTGCACGGGCGGCTTCGTCCTGGACGTGGAGTTCGCGGCGACGCGGCTGCGGGAGCTGTGCAAGCTGGACGGCGGCATCGTGCTCTCCTCCGACCTGTCGAAGATCCTGCGGGCCGGCGTGCAGCTGGTCCCGGACCCCACGATCCCGACGGAGGAGACCGGCACCCGGCACCGTACGGCGGACCGGGTCTCCAAGCAGGTCGGCTTCCCGGTGGTCTCCGTCTCCCAGTCCATGCGGCTGATCGCGCTGTACGTCGACGGGCAGCGCCGGGTGCTGGAGGACTCGGCGGCGATCCTGTCCCGCGCGAACCAGGCGCTGGCCACCCTGGAGCGCTACAAGCTCCGGCTGGACGAGGTCGCGGGCACGCTGTCGGCGCTGGAGATCGAGGACCTGGTGACGGTCCGGGACGTCTCCGCGGTGGCCCAGCGCCTGGAGATGGTCCGGCGCATCGCCACCGAGATCGCCGAGTACGTGGTCGAACTGGGCACCGACGGCCGTCTCCTGGCCCTCCAGCTGGAGGAGCTGATCGCCGGGGTGGAGCCCGACCGCGAGCTGGTCGTCCGGGACTACGTGCCCGAGCCCACCGCGAAGCGCTCCCGCACCGTCGAGGAGGCGCTGTTCGAGCTGGACGCCCTCAGCCACGCGGAACTGCTCGAAATGGGCACGGTGGCCCGGGCGCTGGGCTACACGGGCTCTCCCGAGACCCTGGACTCGGCGGTCTCCCCGCGCGGCTTCCGGCTGCTGGCGAAGGTGCCGCGGCTGCCGGGCGCGATCATCGACCGGCTGGTGGAGCACTTCGGCGGTCTGCAGAAGCTGCTCGCCGCCAGTGTGGACGACCTCCAGGCCGTCGACGGCGTCGGCGAGGCCCGGGCGCGGAGCGTGCGCGAGGGCCTGTCCCGCCTGGCCGAGTCCTCCATCCTGGAGCGCTACGTCTGA
- the radA gene encoding DNA repair protein RadA yields MAARTKTTKDRPSYRCTECGWQTAKWLGRCPECQAWGTVEEYGAPAVRTTAPGRVTSSALPIGQVDGRQATARSTGVPELDRVLGGGLVPGAVVLLAGEPGVGKSTLLLDVAAKSASEEHPTLYVTGEESASQVRMRADRIHALDDHLYLAAETDLAAVLGHLDAVKPSLLILDSVQTVASPEIDGAPGGMAQVREVAGALIRASKERGMSTLLVGHVTKDGAIAGPRLLEHLVDVVLHFEGDRHARLRLVRGVKNRYGATDEVGCFELHDEGITGLADPSGLFLTRRAEPVPGTCLTVTLEGRRPLVAEVQALTVDSQIPSPRRTTSGLETSRVSMMLAVLEQRGRISALGKRDIYSATVGGVKLSEPAADLAIALALASAASDTPLPKNLVAIGEVGLAGEVRRVTGVQRRLAEAHRLGFTHALVPGDPGKVPAGMKVLEVADMGDALRVLPRSRRREAPREAEDRR; encoded by the coding sequence ATGGCTGCCCGTACCAAGACCACCAAGGACCGACCGTCCTACCGCTGCACCGAGTGCGGCTGGCAGACGGCCAAGTGGCTCGGCCGCTGCCCCGAGTGCCAGGCCTGGGGCACGGTCGAGGAGTACGGCGCGCCCGCGGTCCGCACCACGGCACCGGGCCGGGTCACCTCCTCCGCGCTGCCCATCGGGCAGGTCGACGGCCGGCAGGCCACCGCCCGCTCCACCGGCGTGCCGGAGCTGGACCGGGTGCTCGGCGGCGGCCTGGTCCCCGGCGCGGTCGTACTGCTCGCCGGCGAGCCCGGCGTCGGCAAGTCCACCCTGCTGCTGGACGTGGCGGCCAAGTCGGCGAGCGAGGAGCACCCGACCCTCTACGTGACCGGCGAGGAGTCGGCGAGCCAGGTCCGGATGCGCGCCGACCGCATCCACGCCCTGGACGACCACCTGTACCTGGCCGCCGAGACGGATCTCGCGGCCGTCCTCGGCCACTTGGACGCGGTGAAGCCGTCCCTGCTGATCCTCGACTCGGTGCAGACGGTGGCCTCCCCGGAGATCGACGGAGCGCCGGGCGGCATGGCCCAGGTCCGCGAGGTGGCGGGGGCGCTGATCCGCGCCTCCAAGGAGCGCGGGATGTCGACGCTCCTGGTGGGCCACGTCACCAAGGACGGCGCGATCGCGGGCCCCCGGCTGCTGGAGCACCTGGTGGACGTCGTGCTGCACTTCGAGGGCGACCGGCACGCCCGGCTGCGCCTGGTGCGCGGTGTGAAGAACCGCTACGGCGCCACGGACGAGGTCGGCTGCTTCGAGCTGCACGACGAGGGCATCACGGGCCTGGCCGACCCCAGCGGCCTGTTCCTGACCCGGCGTGCCGAGCCGGTGCCCGGCACCTGCCTGACCGTCACCCTGGAGGGCCGCCGCCCGCTGGTGGCCGAGGTGCAGGCGCTGACCGTGGACTCCCAGATCCCCTCCCCGCGCCGGACCACCTCGGGCCTGGAGACCTCCCGGGTGTCGATGATGCTGGCGGTGCTGGAGCAGCGCGGGAGGATCAGCGCGCTCGGCAAGCGGGACATCTACTCCGCGACGGTCGGCGGCGTGAAGCTGTCCGAACCGGCCGCGGACCTGGCGATCGCCCTCGCCCTCGCCTCGGCCGCCAGTGACACCCCGCTGCCCAAGAACCTCGTCGCGATCGGCGAGGTGGGCCTGGCCGGCGAGGTGAGACGGGTCACGGGCGTGCAGCGCAGGCTCGCCGAGGCGCACCGGCTGGGCTTCACGCACGCGCTGGTGCCGGGCGATCCGGGCAAGGTCCCGGCCGGTATGAAGGTGCTGGAAGTCGCCGACATGGGGGACGCGCTGCGGGTGCTGCCGCGCTCCCGTCGCCGAGAGGCCCCACGGGAGGCGGAGGACCGCCGGTAG
- a CDS encoding BACON domain-containing protein, with protein sequence MSSSSRTTTRTTGAHRAHREARDRAAARTLAQRPPARYEPYLDGLFTYCLSVLCDHDAATTALGDVLALAERRGQRVPQAADDRRAWLYALARWACLRGLAEAKQKRQATHAAGRPAATKQASQPAVPAEVEEQRRRELALLAWPEAAGTTPEQREALELAVRHHLAAHEVAAVLGMEPAAARELLSAAACEVERTRAALAVVEAGGCPSVAHLTGDSRLVLSTALRRELVRHVDDCPRCRRTAERAVPGRWPGATVTPAELPVLEAPRAALHAALAHHARARGAAAPRFDRRGFPMDPKDHAARRDRLRARAVTTTVVATVVAAPVIALWAAYRATPVGDEDGRSATAREAQGPDALGGDTAGGYENAGNASVKPGGPGRSGGPDVSVEVVSVGGGDHKGAGRLTVGASNDGDTTLITLTASGAGPVRWSASTSADWLYLSQSAGTLDPGDALTIKVYVDHLREPSGHWHAQVAVAPAGAVVTIDGYGTAPRGPSAPPSTSGPGPTSAPSAPSDPPAGQSPSPSDPGSSPSPTESAPSDPPSSSPPPADDGSPSPSDGQ encoded by the coding sequence ATGAGCAGCAGTTCTCGGACCACGACCCGCACCACCGGCGCACACCGGGCGCACCGGGAGGCGCGCGACCGCGCCGCCGCGCGCACGCTCGCCCAGCGGCCGCCGGCGCGCTACGAGCCGTACCTGGACGGACTGTTCACCTACTGTCTGTCGGTGCTCTGCGACCACGACGCGGCCACCACCGCCCTCGGCGACGTCCTGGCGCTGGCCGAGCGGCGCGGGCAGCGCGTCCCGCAGGCCGCCGACGACCGCAGGGCCTGGCTGTACGCGCTGGCCCGCTGGGCGTGCCTGCGCGGGCTCGCCGAGGCCAAGCAGAAACGTCAGGCCACCCACGCGGCCGGCCGTCCGGCGGCCACGAAGCAGGCGTCCCAGCCGGCCGTCCCCGCCGAGGTCGAGGAGCAGCGGCGGCGCGAACTGGCCCTGCTCGCCTGGCCGGAGGCGGCGGGCACCACCCCCGAGCAGCGCGAGGCCCTGGAGCTGGCCGTCCGCCACCACCTGGCCGCCCATGAGGTCGCCGCCGTCCTCGGCATGGAGCCCGCCGCCGCGCGCGAGCTGCTGTCCGCCGCCGCCTGCGAGGTCGAGCGCACCCGCGCGGCGCTCGCCGTGGTCGAGGCCGGTGGCTGCCCGAGCGTGGCCCATCTCACCGGGGACAGCCGGCTGGTCCTCAGCACGGCCCTGCGCCGCGAGCTGGTCCGGCACGTCGACGACTGCCCGCGCTGCCGCCGTACCGCCGAACGCGCCGTGCCCGGCCGCTGGCCCGGGGCCACGGTCACCCCGGCCGAGCTGCCCGTCCTGGAGGCGCCGCGCGCCGCCCTGCACGCCGCCCTCGCGCACCACGCACGCGCGCGGGGCGCGGCCGCGCCCCGCTTCGACCGGCGCGGCTTCCCGATGGACCCCAAGGACCACGCCGCCCGCCGGGACCGCCTGCGCGCGCGTGCCGTCACCACCACGGTCGTCGCCACCGTCGTCGCGGCCCCCGTGATCGCCCTGTGGGCCGCCTACCGGGCCACCCCGGTCGGCGACGAGGACGGCCGCTCGGCCACCGCGCGCGAGGCGCAGGGACCCGACGCGCTCGGCGGCGACACCGCGGGCGGCTACGAGAACGCGGGCAACGCCAGCGTGAAGCCGGGCGGCCCGGGCAGATCCGGCGGCCCGGACGTCTCCGTCGAGGTCGTCAGCGTCGGCGGGGGCGACCACAAGGGCGCCGGCCGGCTCACGGTCGGCGCGAGCAACGACGGCGACACCACGCTGATCACCCTCACCGCGTCCGGTGCGGGACCGGTCCGCTGGTCCGCGTCCACCTCGGCGGACTGGCTCTACCTGAGCCAGTCCGCGGGAACCCTCGACCCCGGCGACGCGTTGACGATCAAGGTGTACGTCGACCACCTGCGCGAGCCGTCCGGCCACTGGCACGCCCAGGTGGCCGTCGCACCGGCCGGCGCCGTCGTCACCATCGACGGCTACGGCACCGCCCCGCGCGGCCCCTCGGCCCCGCCGTCGACGTCAGGCCCCGGCCCGACGTCCGCGCCCTCGGCCCCCTCCGACCCGCCGGCCGGCCAGTCCCCGTCCCCGAGCGACCCGGGCTCCAGCCCCAGCCCCACGGAGTCCGCCCCGTCCGACCCGCCGAGCTCCTCGCCGCCGCCCGCCGACGACGGCAGCCCGAGCCCCTCGGACGGACAGTGA
- a CDS encoding Ppx/GppA phosphatase family protein, with product MRLGVLDVGSNTVHLLVVDAHPGARPLPAHSHKAELRLAQLLDDSGAIGDDGIAKLVDVVREALQAAEDKGVEDLVPFATSAVREASNADDVLARVEAETGVRLQVLTGEEEARLTFLAVRRWFGWSAGKLLVLDIGGGSLEIAYGIDEEPDAAVSLPLGAGRLTAGWLRGDPPDAENVRALRRHVRAQIARSVGEFSRFGAPDHVVGTSKTFRQLARIAGAARSAEGLYVQRELKRESLEAWVPRLAGMSAEQRSELPGVSDGRAGQLLAGALVAEGAMDLFGVECLEICPWALREGVILRRLDHMDAD from the coding sequence ATGAGACTCGGTGTCCTGGACGTGGGCTCGAACACGGTGCATCTGCTGGTGGTGGACGCCCACCCCGGCGCGCGCCCGCTGCCCGCGCATTCGCACAAGGCCGAACTGCGGCTCGCCCAGCTGCTCGACGACAGCGGTGCCATCGGCGACGACGGCATCGCCAAGCTGGTCGACGTCGTGCGGGAGGCGCTCCAGGCCGCCGAGGACAAGGGCGTCGAGGATCTCGTCCCGTTCGCCACCTCCGCCGTCCGGGAGGCGTCCAACGCCGACGACGTCCTCGCGCGCGTGGAGGCCGAGACCGGGGTGCGGCTCCAGGTCCTGACCGGCGAGGAGGAGGCCCGGCTCACCTTCCTGGCCGTGCGCCGCTGGTTCGGCTGGTCGGCCGGGAAGCTGCTCGTGCTGGACATCGGCGGCGGCTCCCTGGAGATCGCCTACGGCATCGACGAGGAGCCGGACGCCGCCGTCTCCCTGCCGCTCGGCGCCGGCCGCCTCACCGCCGGCTGGCTGCGGGGCGACCCGCCCGACGCCGAGAACGTCCGCGCCCTGCGCCGCCACGTCCGCGCGCAGATAGCCCGTTCGGTCGGCGAGTTCAGCCGCTTCGGCGCCCCCGACCACGTGGTGGGCACCTCCAAGACCTTCAGGCAGCTGGCCCGCATCGCCGGAGCCGCCCGCAGCGCCGAGGGCCTCTACGTCCAGCGCGAGCTCAAGCGCGAGTCCCTGGAGGCCTGGGTGCCGCGGCTGGCCGGCATGTCCGCCGAGCAGCGCTCCGAGCTGCCGGGGGTCTCGGACGGCCGGGCCGGCCAGCTCCTCGCCGGCGCGCTGGTGGCCGAGGGCGCGATGGACCTGTTCGGCGTCGAGTGCCTGGAGATCTGCCCGTGGGCGCTGCGCGAGGGCGTCATCCTCCGGCGCCTCGACCACATGGACGCCGACTGA
- a CDS encoding sugar phosphate isomerase/epimerase family protein: protein MAEPRDVTVALSTASVYPESTATAFEIAARLGYDGVEVMVWTDPVSQDIEALRRLSDYHGIPILAVHAPCLLITQRVWSTDPWVKLQRARAAAEKLGAHTVVVHPPFRWQRQYARDFVSGIWRMADETDVRFAVENMYPWRYRDREMLAYAPDWDVTRDDYRHFTIDLSHTATARTDALDMVDRMGDRLGHVHLADGRGSAKDEHLVPGRGTQPCAELLERLGRRGFDGHVVIEVNTRRAMSSAEREADLAEALAFTRAHLAAAVKVPRR from the coding sequence GTGGCAGAACCAAGGGACGTGACCGTCGCGCTGTCCACGGCCTCCGTCTATCCGGAGTCGACCGCGACGGCCTTCGAGATCGCCGCGCGCCTCGGCTACGACGGCGTAGAGGTCATGGTGTGGACCGATCCGGTCAGCCAGGACATCGAGGCGCTGCGCCGGCTGTCGGACTACCACGGCATCCCGATCCTGGCCGTCCACGCCCCCTGTCTGCTGATCACCCAGCGGGTCTGGTCCACCGACCCCTGGGTCAAGCTCCAGCGGGCCCGGGCGGCCGCCGAGAAGCTGGGCGCCCACACGGTCGTCGTCCACCCGCCCTTCCGCTGGCAGCGGCAGTACGCCCGCGACTTCGTCTCCGGGATCTGGCGGATGGCCGACGAGACCGACGTGCGGTTCGCCGTCGAGAACATGTACCCCTGGCGCTACCGCGACCGCGAGATGCTGGCGTACGCGCCCGACTGGGACGTCACCAGGGACGACTACCGGCACTTCACGATCGACCTCAGCCACACGGCGACGGCCCGCACGGACGCGCTCGACATGGTCGACCGCATGGGCGACCGCCTCGGGCACGTCCACCTCGCCGACGGCCGCGGCTCGGCCAAGGACGAGCACCTGGTCCCCGGCCGCGGCACCCAGCCCTGTGCCGAGCTGCTGGAGCGCCTCGGGCGGCGCGGCTTCGACGGGCACGTCGTCATCGAGGTCAACACCCGGCGGGCGATGTCCAGCGCCGAGCGCGAGGCCGACCTCGCCGAGGCCCTCGCCTTCACCCGCGCCCACCTGGCCGCCGCCGTGAAGGTGCCCCGGCGGTGA
- a CDS encoding TetR/AcrR family transcriptional regulator translates to MTGTAGARRRGRPPRTESADTRDRILAAAREVFSEHGYEKTSVRGIAKAAGVDAALVHHYFGTKEQIFEAAVAVAFAPALDAPEALAAGPLEEVGERLTRFVFGVWENPTTRTPLLAILRSAVNNETAAAVFRRLVSAQLLRRVAAQLDLPDAELRAELAAAQLVGAALMRYVIKLEPLASADLESIIRRVTPVVQGHLTQP, encoded by the coding sequence GTGACCGGCACCGCCGGAGCCCGCCGCCGCGGCCGCCCGCCGCGCACGGAGTCCGCCGACACCCGCGACCGCATCCTCGCGGCCGCCCGCGAGGTGTTCTCCGAACACGGCTACGAGAAGACCTCCGTACGCGGCATCGCCAAGGCCGCCGGGGTCGACGCCGCGCTCGTCCACCACTACTTCGGCACCAAGGAACAGATCTTCGAAGCGGCCGTCGCGGTGGCCTTCGCGCCGGCCCTGGACGCACCCGAGGCGCTGGCCGCCGGCCCCCTTGAGGAGGTGGGGGAGCGGCTCACCCGCTTCGTCTTCGGCGTGTGGGAGAACCCCACGACCCGCACGCCGCTCCTGGCGATCCTGCGCTCCGCCGTCAACAACGAGACCGCGGCCGCCGTCTTCCGCCGCCTCGTCTCCGCCCAGCTGCTGCGCCGCGTCGCCGCCCAGCTCGACCTGCCGGACGCGGAACTGCGGGCCGAGCTGGCGGCCGCGCAGCTGGTGGGCGCGGCCCTGATGCGGTACGTGATCAAGCTGGAGCCGCTGGCGTCGGCGGACCTGGAGTCGATCATCAGGCGGGTGACGCCGGTGGTGCAGGGGCATCTGACGCAGCCCTGA
- the ilvD gene encoding dihydroxy-acid dehydratase, which produces MPELRSRTVTHGRNMAGARALMRASGVPGADIGRKPVIAVANSFTEFVPGHTHLQPVGRIVSEAIKEAGGIPREFNTIAVDDGIAMGHGGMLYSLPSRDLIADSVEYMVEAHCADALVCISNCDKITPGMLMAALRLNIPTVFVSGGPMESGRATLVDGTVRTLDLVDAISDAVNDKISDEDILRIEENACPTCGSCSGMFTANSMNCLTEAIGLSLPGNGSVLATHTARRALYENAARTVMDLTRRYYEQDDDTVLPLNIATFQAFENAMALDIAMGGSTNTILHLLAAAQEAGVAFGLEEIDAVSRRVPCLAKVAPNVAKNRTYYMEDVHRAGGIPALLGELHRAGLLNEDVHAVHSPSLSDWLKTWDVRGGSPSPEAVELWHAAPGCVRSAEAFSQSERWEALDDDAEGGCIRSAEHAYSKDGGLAVLRGNLAVDGCVVKTAGVDESIWTFEGPAVVCESQEEAVQRILTQEVKDGDVVVIRYEGPKGGPGMQEMLYPTSYLKGRGLGKTCALITDGRFSGGTSGLSIGHASPEAASGGTIALVRDGDRIRIDIPNRAIELLVDEAELNRREEALGGVYAPRDRDRKVSAALRAYAAMATSADKGAVRDVSRLG; this is translated from the coding sequence ATGCCCGAGCTGAGGTCCCGCACAGTCACCCACGGCCGCAACATGGCGGGCGCCCGCGCCCTTATGCGCGCCTCCGGTGTACCCGGTGCGGACATCGGCCGGAAGCCCGTCATCGCCGTCGCCAACTCCTTCACCGAGTTCGTGCCGGGCCACACCCACCTCCAGCCGGTCGGCCGGATCGTCAGCGAGGCGATCAAGGAGGCGGGCGGCATCCCCCGCGAGTTCAACACGATCGCCGTGGACGACGGCATCGCGATGGGCCACGGCGGCATGCTGTACTCCCTGCCCTCCCGCGACCTGATCGCCGACTCGGTCGAGTACATGGTCGAGGCGCACTGCGCCGACGCCCTGGTCTGCATCTCCAACTGCGACAAGATCACCCCGGGCATGCTGATGGCGGCCCTGCGCCTGAACATCCCGACGGTCTTCGTCTCCGGCGGCCCCATGGAGTCCGGCCGGGCCACCCTCGTCGACGGCACGGTCCGCACCCTCGACCTGGTCGACGCGATCTCCGACGCCGTCAACGACAAGATCTCCGACGAGGACATCCTCCGCATCGAGGAGAACGCCTGCCCCACCTGCGGCAGCTGTTCCGGCATGTTCACCGCCAACTCGATGAACTGCCTCACCGAGGCCATCGGCCTCTCCCTGCCCGGCAACGGCTCGGTCCTCGCCACCCACACCGCCCGCCGCGCCCTGTACGAGAACGCGGCCCGCACGGTCATGGACCTCACCCGCCGCTACTACGAGCAGGACGACGACACCGTCCTGCCGCTCAACATCGCCACCTTCCAGGCCTTCGAGAACGCCATGGCCCTGGACATCGCGATGGGCGGCTCCACCAACACGATCCTGCACCTGCTGGCCGCCGCCCAGGAGGCGGGCGTCGCCTTCGGCCTGGAGGAGATCGACGCCGTCTCCCGCCGCGTCCCCTGCCTCGCCAAGGTCGCCCCCAACGTCGCGAAGAACCGCACGTACTACATGGAGGACGTGCACCGGGCCGGCGGCATCCCCGCCCTGCTCGGCGAGCTGCACCGCGCGGGCCTGCTCAACGAGGACGTGCACGCGGTCCACAGCCCCTCCCTCTCCGACTGGCTCAAGACCTGGGACGTCCGCGGCGGCTCCCCGTCCCCCGAGGCCGTCGAGCTGTGGCACGCGGCCCCCGGCTGCGTCCGCTCCGCCGAGGCCTTCTCCCAGTCCGAGCGCTGGGAGGCGCTGGACGACGACGCCGAGGGCGGCTGCATCCGCAGCGCCGAGCACGCCTACTCCAAGGACGGCGGCCTCGCCGTCCTGAGGGGGAACCTGGCCGTCGACGGCTGCGTGGTCAAGACGGCCGGCGTCGACGAGTCGATCTGGACCTTCGAGGGCCCGGCCGTGGTCTGCGAGTCCCAGGAGGAGGCCGTCCAGCGGATCCTCACCCAGGAGGTCAAGGACGGCGACGTCGTCGTCATCCGCTACGAGGGCCCCAAGGGCGGACCCGGCATGCAGGAGATGCTCTACCCGACCTCGTACCTGAAGGGCCGCGGCCTGGGCAAGACCTGCGCCCTGATCACCGACGGCCGCTTCTCCGGCGGCACCTCCGGCCTCTCCATCGGCCACGCCTCCCCCGAGGCGGCCTCCGGCGGCACCATCGCCCTGGTCCGGGACGGCGACCGCATCCGCATCGACATCCCCAACCGCGCGATCGAGCTGCTGGTCGACGAGGCGGAACTGAACCGCCGCGAAGAGGCCCTCGGCGGCGTGTACGCCCCGCGCGACCGCGACCGCAAGGTCTCCGCCGCGCTGCGTGCCTACGCGGCGATGGCGACCAGCGCGGACAAGGGCGCGGTGCGCGACGTGAGCCGACTGGGCTGA
- a CDS encoding serine/threonine-protein kinase, with protein MAPQRNIGAGAEAELPEYAGQYHLESCLGSGGMGVVHLARSTSGLKLAVKVVHAEFAADPEFRGRFRQEVAAARRVSGAFTAPVVDADPEAERPWMATLFIPGPTLSEEVKRNGPMAPAQLRRLMAGLAEALRDIHRVGVVHRDLKPSNVLLAEDGPKVIDFGISRPKDSELRTETGKLIGTPPFMAPEQFRRPREVGPAADIFALGSVLVHAATGRGPFDSDSPYVVAYQVVHDEPDLTGVPESLAPLVLRCLAKEPEERPTPDELMRELRSVAASYDTQAFIPAQRTDDGSPKQRPPRDEPAPAPRRRPGRRTVLAAGALALAVGAALAASLWPGSGGDGPYTEVTATHAAAAAGGAAWQADPGGMKPGMPRCADGAGRLLCLRSGTAYALDPKDGSLLWRRTVAEDRASGPPAPAGGLLVLPTDGGRRVVALDPASGRPRWQRALPANTGLRVADGMVLVAGTDRVVTGFDGRSGKERWHHRLPGRDTPTLAVFPGDPLVHAATASADGAYTLFTALDAHTGTARWTARLRGVLRPVGSEDGSLVMLSDDGAGVTGAVVRYSPATRTTRRVPLPIALVAPQAAVHGGQVYLLAAGGLLEAVDLHTGKRLWHLETGVSRGSLPVATAGHVYFSAPDGRLLAVGSRDGRLLGQTSPRLGTAGGQVASTLPAPFLIGPHVYATAPDGSVFARDGRDPASW; from the coding sequence ATGGCGCCACAGCGCAACATCGGAGCGGGCGCGGAAGCGGAACTTCCCGAGTACGCCGGCCAGTACCACCTCGAGTCGTGCCTCGGCTCCGGTGGCATGGGCGTCGTGCATCTCGCCCGCAGCACCTCCGGCCTGAAGCTCGCGGTGAAGGTCGTACACGCGGAATTCGCCGCGGACCCCGAGTTCAGAGGCCGGTTCCGGCAGGAGGTGGCCGCCGCCCGGAGGGTGAGCGGCGCCTTCACCGCGCCGGTCGTGGACGCCGATCCCGAGGCCGAACGGCCGTGGATGGCCACGCTGTTCATTCCCGGCCCGACCCTGTCCGAAGAGGTCAAGCGGAACGGGCCTATGGCTCCCGCGCAGTTGCGCCGGCTCATGGCCGGGCTCGCGGAGGCATTGCGCGACATCCACCGGGTGGGGGTGGTGCACCGGGACCTCAAGCCGAGCAACGTGCTGCTCGCCGAGGACGGGCCGAAGGTCATCGACTTCGGGATCTCCCGGCCGAAGGACAGCGAACTGCGGACCGAGACCGGGAAGTTGATCGGCACACCGCCGTTCATGGCGCCCGAGCAGTTCCGGCGGCCGCGGGAGGTGGGCCCGGCGGCGGACATCTTCGCCCTCGGGTCGGTGCTGGTGCACGCGGCGACCGGGCGCGGGCCGTTCGACTCCGACAGCCCGTACGTCGTCGCCTATCAGGTCGTGCACGACGAGCCGGACCTGACCGGGGTGCCGGAGAGTCTGGCGCCGCTGGTGCTGCGCTGCCTGGCCAAGGAGCCCGAGGAGCGGCCGACGCCGGACGAGTTGATGCGGGAACTGCGGTCGGTGGCCGCCTCGTACGACACCCAGGCGTTCATACCGGCGCAGCGCACGGACGACGGCTCGCCGAAGCAGCGGCCTCCCCGCGACGAACCGGCGCCGGCACCCCGCAGGCGCCCGGGCAGACGCACGGTCCTGGCCGCCGGGGCGCTGGCACTCGCCGTGGGCGCCGCGCTCGCCGCATCGCTGTGGCCGGGCAGCGGTGGGGACGGTCCCTACACGGAGGTGACCGCCACGCACGCCGCGGCGGCGGCCGGGGGCGCGGCCTGGCAGGCCGACCCGGGCGGGATGAAGCCCGGGATGCCGCGGTGCGCGGACGGTGCCGGACGGCTGCTGTGTCTTCGCTCGGGAACGGCCTACGCGCTCGATCCCAAGGACGGCTCGCTCCTGTGGCGGCGCACGGTCGCCGAGGACCGAGCGAGCGGGCCGCCCGCGCCGGCCGGCGGTCTGCTGGTACTGCCGACGGACGGAGGGCGGCGGGTGGTGGCCCTCGACCCGGCATCCGGAAGACCCCGCTGGCAGCGCGCGCTGCCCGCCAACACGGGACTGCGCGTCGCCGACGGCATGGTCCTCGTCGCCGGCACGGACCGCGTGGTGACGGGATTCGACGGCAGGTCGGGGAAGGAGCGGTGGCACCACCGGCTGCCCGGCCGTGACACACCGACCCTGGCCGTCTTCCCCGGCGATCCGCTGGTTCATGCGGCCACCGCCTCGGCGGACGGGGCGTACACGCTGTTCACGGCCTTGGACGCGCACACCGGGACCGCTCGCTGGACGGCCCGGCTGCGGGGGGTGCTCCGGCCCGTCGGCAGCGAGGACGGATCGCTGGTCATGCTGTCCGACGATGGCGCTGGGGTCACCGGTGCGGTGGTCCGTTACTCACCCGCCACGCGGACGACGCGGCGTGTGCCCCTGCCGATCGCGCTGGTGGCTCCTCAGGCCGCCGTGCACGGCGGCCAGGTCTATCTGCTGGCCGCCGGTGGCTTGCTGGAGGCCGTGGACCTGCACACCGGGAAGCGGCTCTGGCACCTGGAGACGGGCGTGAGCCGCGGCTCCCTCCCCGTCGCCACCGCCGGGCACGTGTACTTCAGCGCCCCTGACGGGCGCCTGCTCGCCGTGGGGTCCCGTGACGGCCGGCTGCTCGGGCAGACGTCCCCGCGGCTCGGCACCGCCGGCGGGCAGGTCGCCAGCACCCTGCCCGCCCCCTTCCTCATCGGCCCCCACGTCTACGCCACCGCCCCCGACGGCTCCGTCTTCGCCCGTGACGGGCGGGACCCGGCGTCCTGGTGA